In one window of Halomarina pelagica DNA:
- a CDS encoding type I 3-dehydroquinate dehydratase: MDFDSFVLAAVLSDLGEERAAREHADAVEFRMDLADDPLAALDDYDGELPILATNRVEWEGGEAADDDARVDALRAAAEHPRVEAVDVELAAIAAGEGVGVVDHARERDVAVVVSVHDFEETPARAEMARLLGQALEFGDVGKLAVTADAPADVLRLLALTHAQTEAGNRVATMAMGEAGRHSRAVAPVYGSRIGYAPVDPADATAPGQYDLATLRDLVDALDAT, from the coding sequence ATGGACTTCGATTCGTTCGTCCTCGCGGCGGTCCTCTCCGACCTCGGCGAGGAGCGCGCCGCCCGCGAGCACGCAGACGCCGTCGAGTTCCGCATGGACCTCGCGGACGACCCCCTCGCCGCCCTGGACGACTACGACGGCGAGTTGCCGATCCTCGCCACGAACCGCGTCGAGTGGGAGGGCGGCGAGGCGGCCGACGACGACGCCCGGGTCGACGCGCTCCGGGCCGCCGCGGAACACCCGCGCGTGGAGGCCGTGGACGTGGAACTCGCGGCCATCGCGGCGGGCGAGGGCGTCGGCGTCGTCGACCACGCGCGCGAGCGCGACGTCGCGGTCGTCGTCTCGGTGCACGACTTCGAGGAGACGCCCGCCCGCGCCGAGATGGCGCGCCTGCTCGGCCAGGCGCTGGAGTTCGGCGACGTGGGAAAGCTGGCGGTGACGGCGGACGCCCCTGCCGACGTGCTCCGCCTGCTCGCGCTCACCCACGCCCAGACGGAGGCGGGCAACCGCGTGGCGACGATGGCGATGGGCGAGGCGGGACGACACTCCCGCGCGGTCGCGCCGGTGTACGGCTCGCGCATCGGCTACGCCCCGGTCGATCCCGCCGACGCGACGGCACCCGGGCAGTACGACCTCGCGACGCTCCGCGACCTGGTCGACGCGCTGGACGCTACGTGA
- a CDS encoding zinc ribbon domain-containing protein: MRKRRPWFAVALAFVYPGLGHVYLREWLRALLWFLLTVATAVLVVPASALDGGSLDAVLRAQRNLPISALLAILAVTAFSMFDAYRLAAHGRAAERSRRSGRPGSTPSVASTSSGASADVGGNASGDASADTRCPNCRRTVEAGFDFCPWCAAEFDANG, translated from the coding sequence GTGCGCAAACGTCGCCCCTGGTTCGCCGTCGCGCTCGCGTTCGTCTACCCCGGGCTGGGGCACGTCTACCTGCGGGAGTGGTTGCGCGCCCTGCTGTGGTTCCTGCTCACGGTCGCGACCGCCGTGCTCGTCGTCCCCGCGAGCGCGCTCGACGGCGGCAGCCTCGACGCCGTCCTCCGGGCGCAGCGGAACCTCCCGATCTCGGCGCTGCTGGCGATCCTCGCCGTGACGGCGTTCAGCATGTTCGACGCGTACCGGCTGGCCGCGCACGGCCGTGCGGCCGAGCGGTCCCGCCGCTCCGGTCGCCCCGGATCGACGCCGTCGGTCGCGTCCACCTCCTCCGGTGCGTCCGCGGATGTCGGCGGGAACGCGAGCGGAGACGCGAGCGCCGACACGCGCTGTCCGAACTGCCGTCGGACCGTCGAGGCGGGGTTCGACTTCTGCCCGTGGTGCGCGGCGGAGTTCGACGCGAACGGGTGA
- a CDS encoding proteasome assembly chaperone family protein, producing the protein MAHIAVKTELSLSSPTLVEGLPGVGLVGKIAADYLVDSLDMTYHAAVHCDGIPRVAVYRGESSAVRPPVRLYADEARDLLVLQSDVPVSPRSASEFASCVTSWLAEHDVTPLYLSGLPTEKGDSPPELYGIATGDGDRLLDDAGVVPPAETGFVSGPTGALLYEADRRELTSVGLIAEADAQFPDPEAARAILEHGVKPLTGVEVDVEALVEQAEDIREARERLAQRMRQAEEESTQAQPMRMYQ; encoded by the coding sequence ATGGCACATATCGCCGTCAAGACGGAGCTGTCCCTCTCGAGTCCGACGCTCGTCGAGGGGCTTCCGGGCGTCGGTCTCGTCGGGAAGATCGCCGCCGACTACCTCGTCGACTCCCTCGACATGACCTATCACGCCGCCGTTCACTGCGACGGGATCCCGCGCGTCGCGGTCTATCGCGGCGAGTCGTCCGCGGTGCGCCCGCCGGTACGGCTCTACGCGGACGAGGCGCGCGACCTGCTCGTCCTCCAGAGCGACGTCCCGGTCTCCCCCCGGAGCGCCTCGGAGTTCGCGAGTTGCGTCACGAGTTGGTTGGCCGAGCACGACGTGACGCCGCTCTACCTCAGCGGCCTTCCGACCGAGAAGGGCGACAGTCCGCCCGAACTCTACGGCATCGCGACGGGCGACGGCGATCGGCTGCTCGACGACGCGGGCGTCGTCCCGCCCGCCGAGACCGGGTTCGTCAGCGGGCCGACCGGCGCGCTGCTGTACGAGGCGGACAGGCGCGAACTGACGAGCGTCGGTCTCATCGCCGAGGCGGACGCGCAGTTCCCCGATCCCGAGGCCGCCCGGGCGATCCTCGAACACGGCGTCAAGCCGTTGACCGGCGTCGAGGTGGACGTCGAGGCGCTGGTCGAACAGGCGGAGGACATCCGGGAGGCGAGAGAGCGCCTCGCCCAGCGGATGCGACAGGCCGAGGAGGAGAGCACGCAGGCGCAACCGATGCGTATGTACCAGTGA
- a CDS encoding RsmB/NOP family class I SAM-dependent RNA methyltransferase encodes MVLERYEPLVDDVEAFRAACERPLPSVVRVNTIKTTVERATRALADGGHGFERADWLPKLLRLDSRSPGTSWPYFHGWLYGQEEVSALPAVVLDPEPGERVLDPCAAPGSKTTQLAALMDDEGTLVANDNNLGRLSALRSNAERCGVTNLAVTNGDARNLSLKPFGGEPFDRALVDVPCSCEGTIRKNPDAFDDWSLGHVRSIAGIQRAILRRAVQVTRPGGTVVYSTCTFAPEENEGVLDAVLREEDCRLVPFEVDLETRPGVTEWEGERYDESVHHAKRVYPHLNDTGGFFCAKLEVGA; translated from the coding sequence ATGGTTCTCGAGCGCTACGAACCGCTCGTCGACGACGTCGAGGCCTTCCGGGCGGCCTGCGAGCGACCGCTCCCCTCGGTGGTCCGGGTCAACACCATCAAGACCACCGTCGAGCGCGCCACGCGTGCGCTCGCCGACGGCGGCCACGGCTTCGAACGGGCGGACTGGCTGCCGAAACTCCTCCGGCTCGACTCGCGGAGCCCGGGCACCTCGTGGCCCTACTTCCACGGCTGGCTCTACGGTCAGGAGGAGGTGAGCGCCCTCCCCGCGGTCGTGCTCGACCCGGAGCCGGGCGAGCGGGTGCTCGACCCCTGCGCCGCGCCGGGGAGCAAGACGACCCAGCTCGCCGCGCTGATGGACGACGAGGGCACGCTCGTCGCCAACGACAACAACCTCGGACGGCTCTCCGCCCTCCGGTCGAACGCGGAGCGCTGCGGCGTGACGAACCTCGCGGTCACCAACGGCGACGCGCGAAACCTCTCGCTGAAGCCGTTCGGGGGCGAGCCGTTCGACCGCGCGCTCGTGGACGTCCCCTGCTCGTGCGAGGGGACGATCCGGAAGAACCCCGACGCCTTCGACGACTGGAGCCTCGGTCACGTCCGCTCGATCGCCGGCATCCAGCGGGCGATCCTCCGGCGCGCCGTGCAGGTGACCCGGCCGGGCGGCACCGTCGTCTACTCGACGTGCACGTTCGCCCCCGAGGAGAACGAGGGCGTCCTCGACGCCGTCCTCCGCGAGGAGGACTGTCGGCTCGTCCCCTTCGAGGTCGACCTCGAGACGCGCCCCGGCGTCACCGAGTGGGAGGGCGAGCGGTACGACGAGTCGGTGCACCACGCCAAGCGCGTCTACCCGCACCTCAACGACACGGGCGGGTTCTTCTGCGCGAAGCTGGAGGTGGGTGCGTGA
- a CDS encoding DUF7122 family protein, with protein MTAPRENRSHEFDRVPETDAEREVEGRPSRQAVLDFWEERFGVPPATFDGYTFWEKGAGKLWAFAGDVPAPATVEALGMTFLRVRQEHWKPTTDAVQRFGRHATRNVVHLDEERARRFVAGETVEPDWNGDWGYLIVTHDLAGEPEPIGVGLYLYDELRSQVPKGRRREID; from the coding sequence GTGACGGCCCCACGCGAAAACCGGAGCCACGAGTTCGACCGCGTCCCCGAGACCGACGCCGAGCGCGAGGTCGAGGGGCGTCCCTCCCGTCAGGCGGTCCTCGACTTCTGGGAGGAGCGCTTCGGCGTCCCGCCGGCGACCTTCGACGGCTACACCTTCTGGGAGAAGGGCGCGGGGAAGCTCTGGGCGTTCGCGGGCGACGTCCCCGCTCCCGCCACGGTCGAGGCGCTCGGGATGACCTTCCTGCGCGTCAGACAGGAGCACTGGAAGCCCACCACCGACGCCGTCCAGCGGTTCGGGCGACACGCGACGAGGAACGTCGTCCACCTGGACGAGGAGCGGGCGAGACGGTTCGTCGCCGGCGAGACGGTCGAACCCGACTGGAACGGCGACTGGGGGTACCTGATCGTGACCCACGACCTCGCGGGCGAACCGGAACCGATCGGCGTCGGCCTCTACCTCTACGACGAACTCCGCTCGCAGGTGCCGAAGGGTCGACGCCGGGAGATCGACTGA
- a CDS encoding DUF790 family protein, translating to MLTKDLLRVSRRGGGYRPLFADADDEPLAERVLGVYREHVDEPRATLEAALTDLEREGGAFKLVRGFAKLLDREATFETRAAVDPERVRDAVFRRAEERSVVTSDERAAVLREVADRFGVAPDEIEAALYADLDDRQVLATFEPRWSAADLIAQYNLSLAQTALFDATEVRVRTADPKALVSAVKRLRLMYEIRKVPDERARPDGRSGPPVREVIVTGPDALFRRSRRYGTRFARLLRTVATAPEWYLEADIDDRGTERLLELDAGDVTVPNVEPLAEPAFDSGVEADFAARFRALDLDWDLVREPEPLESGAYVVIPDFAFDWRHSSFRVFFEIMGFWTPEYVEKKLSRLADLEDVELVVAVDESLGVGEEIEALDHRVVPYSGNVRVKDVRDALRRYEETLVADAAADLPDDLVPDADAVTLAELAAEYGVSESAVEGKSFPDHERVGRTLVRPAVLDDLRGRIEPGMSLSEAEAVLAEAGIDDASAALSALGYRVEWDGLSGGTVREKEAR from the coding sequence ATGCTCACGAAGGACCTCCTCCGCGTCTCGCGCCGGGGCGGCGGCTACCGACCGCTGTTCGCCGACGCGGACGACGAACCGCTCGCCGAGCGCGTCCTCGGCGTCTACCGGGAACACGTCGACGAGCCACGGGCGACGCTGGAGGCGGCGCTCACGGACCTCGAACGCGAGGGCGGGGCGTTCAAGCTGGTCCGCGGCTTCGCGAAGCTCCTGGACCGCGAGGCGACGTTCGAGACGCGGGCGGCCGTCGATCCCGAGCGCGTCCGCGACGCCGTCTTCCGACGGGCCGAGGAGCGGAGCGTCGTCACGTCCGACGAGCGCGCGGCCGTCCTCCGCGAGGTGGCGGACCGGTTCGGCGTCGCCCCCGACGAGATCGAGGCCGCGCTCTACGCCGACCTGGACGACCGCCAGGTGCTCGCGACGTTCGAGCCGCGGTGGTCGGCGGCGGACCTGATCGCGCAGTACAACCTCTCGCTGGCGCAGACGGCGCTGTTCGACGCGACGGAGGTCCGCGTCCGGACCGCGGACCCGAAGGCGCTCGTCTCCGCGGTCAAGCGCCTGCGGCTGATGTACGAGATCAGGAAGGTGCCGGACGAGCGCGCGCGGCCCGACGGACGCTCGGGACCGCCCGTGCGCGAGGTGATCGTCACCGGTCCGGACGCGCTCTTTCGGCGGTCGCGCCGCTACGGGACGCGCTTCGCGCGGCTCCTCCGGACCGTGGCGACGGCCCCGGAGTGGTACCTCGAGGCCGACATCGACGACCGCGGCACCGAGCGGCTGCTCGAACTCGACGCTGGCGACGTGACGGTGCCGAACGTCGAACCGCTCGCGGAACCGGCCTTCGACAGCGGCGTCGAGGCCGACTTCGCGGCGCGCTTCCGGGCGCTCGACCTGGACTGGGACCTGGTGCGGGAGCCCGAACCGCTCGAGTCGGGCGCGTACGTCGTCATCCCCGACTTCGCGTTCGACTGGCGGCACTCCTCGTTCCGCGTGTTCTTCGAGATAATGGGCTTCTGGACGCCGGAGTACGTCGAGAAGAAGCTCTCGCGACTGGCGGATCTCGAGGACGTGGAACTGGTCGTCGCGGTGGACGAGTCCCTCGGCGTCGGCGAGGAGATCGAGGCGCTCGACCACCGGGTCGTCCCCTACTCGGGGAACGTCCGCGTGAAGGACGTCCGCGACGCGCTGCGGCGCTACGAGGAGACGCTCGTGGCGGACGCGGCGGCCGACCTCCCCGACGACCTCGTCCCCGACGCCGACGCGGTGACGCTCGCCGAACTCGCCGCCGAGTACGGCGTCAGCGAGAGCGCCGTCGAGGGCAAGTCGTTCCCGGATCACGAGCGCGTGGGGCGGACGCTCGTGCGGCCGGCGGTGCTCGACGACCTGCGCGGGCGGATCGAGCCGGGGATGTCGCTGTCCGAGGCCGAGGCGGTTCTCGCGGAGGCGGGGATCGACGACGCGAGCGCGGCGCTCTCCGCGCTCGGCTACCGCGTGGAGTGGGACGGGCTGTCCGGCGGGACCGTCCGCGAGAAGGAGGCGCGGTGA
- a CDS encoding DEAD/DEAH box helicase family protein, whose translation MFTLAFEDGTIRVDGPEDVPLPGVEADPRTKTRRAPAHRYAALRAALEARGLPFEDRVLDAPAFDVASSYELREYQRAALDAWRDNRDRGVLELPTGSGKTVVAIKAIEALSTATLVVVPTIDLLEQWRRELAAEFDRPIGQMGGGEQRVEALTVSTYDSAYLRADEIGDRFGLVVFDEVHHLGGEGYRDIARLLAAPARLGLTATFERPDDAHEVVADLVGPRVYRLDPEDLAGEHLAHYDIKRVSVELTPEERERYEAAQGTFVDYLARSGIQMRSGSDYQELVKRSGSDPRAREALLAKQRARDISMHADAKVEALAEILDRHREDRVIVFTASTDLVYRLSERFLIPSITHHTGTAERRDVLERFREGRYRRVVTANVLDEGVDVPDANVAVVLSGSGSEREFTQRLGRVLRPKNAKNAKSAKNGGDSGAAATDAGEATPSRVGRALLYEVVTEETAEENVARRRR comes from the coding sequence GTGTTCACCCTCGCGTTCGAGGACGGGACCATCCGCGTCGACGGCCCCGAGGACGTCCCCCTGCCGGGCGTCGAGGCCGACCCGCGGACGAAGACCCGTCGCGCGCCGGCCCACCGCTACGCCGCCCTGAGAGCGGCGCTCGAGGCCCGCGGCCTCCCCTTCGAGGACCGCGTGCTCGACGCGCCCGCGTTCGACGTCGCCTCGAGTTACGAACTCCGCGAGTACCAGCGGGCGGCGCTCGACGCCTGGCGCGACAATCGCGATCGCGGGGTGCTCGAACTCCCGACCGGGAGCGGGAAGACCGTCGTCGCGATCAAGGCGATCGAGGCGCTCTCTACCGCGACGCTCGTCGTCGTCCCCACCATCGACCTCCTCGAACAGTGGCGGCGGGAACTCGCGGCGGAGTTCGACCGCCCGATCGGGCAGATGGGCGGCGGCGAGCAGCGGGTCGAGGCGCTCACCGTCTCGACGTACGACTCGGCGTACCTCCGCGCCGACGAGATCGGCGACCGCTTCGGCCTCGTCGTCTTCGACGAGGTCCACCACCTCGGCGGCGAGGGCTACCGCGACATCGCCCGCCTGCTCGCCGCGCCCGCCCGCCTCGGACTCACCGCGACCTTCGAGCGCCCCGACGACGCTCACGAGGTCGTCGCGGACCTCGTCGGCCCGCGGGTCTACCGACTCGACCCGGAGGACCTCGCCGGCGAGCACCTCGCCCACTACGACATCAAGCGCGTGAGCGTCGAACTCACGCCCGAGGAGCGCGAGCGGTACGAGGCGGCCCAGGGGACGTTCGTCGACTACCTCGCCCGCTCGGGCATCCAGATGCGCTCGGGGAGCGACTACCAGGAACTCGTGAAGCGCTCGGGGAGCGATCCGCGCGCCCGCGAGGCGCTGCTGGCGAAGCAGCGCGCCCGCGACATCTCGATGCACGCCGACGCGAAGGTCGAGGCGCTCGCCGAGATCCTCGATCGCCACCGCGAGGACCGCGTCATCGTCTTCACCGCCTCGACGGACCTCGTCTACCGCCTCTCCGAGCGCTTCCTCATCCCCTCGATCACCCACCACACCGGGACGGCGGAGCGCCGCGACGTGTTGGAACGGTTCCGCGAGGGGCGCTATCGGCGGGTCGTCACGGCGAACGTCCTCGACGAGGGCGTGGACGTGCCGGACGCGAACGTGGCGGTCGTCCTCTCCGGCAGCGGCAGCGAGCGCGAGTTCACCCAGCGCCTCGGGCGCGTGCTCCGCCCGAAGAACGCGAAGAACGCGAAGAGCGCGAAGAACGGCGGCGACTCCGGAGCCGCCGCTACGGATGCCGGCGAGGCGACCCCGTCCCGCGTCGGGCGGGCGCTGCTGTACGAGGTCGTCACCGAGGAGACCGCGGAGGAGAACGTGGCGCGGAGGCGGCGCTGA
- the grpE gene encoding nucleotide exchange factor GrpE: MSDDEQSPRERERERVEESADSDEASDPGEIDGGGANGTGESAEAVDADPVEGGNDGPVDESSTEGPDGDLVERVESAAPEQLAREIDALRSRTDELEAELDERDARIEELESKLKRAQADFRNYKKRQERRREQERRRATEDLVVRLVDVRDNLRRGLEQEGDIREGVESTLRLFDDVLESEDVTEIAPEPGESVDPQRHEVLMRVDSDRPEGTVDDLYQPGYEMAEKVIKPAQVTVSDGNDE; encoded by the coding sequence ATGAGTGACGACGAGCAGTCTCCGCGGGAACGGGAGCGAGAACGAGTCGAGGAGTCGGCTGATTCCGACGAGGCCAGCGACCCCGGCGAGATCGACGGCGGTGGGGCGAACGGGACCGGCGAGTCGGCAGAGGCGGTCGACGCTGACCCCGTCGAGGGGGGCAACGACGGACCCGTCGACGAGTCGTCGACGGAAGGACCGGACGGCGACCTCGTCGAGCGCGTCGAGTCGGCGGCCCCCGAACAGCTCGCCCGCGAGATCGACGCGCTGCGCTCCCGGACCGACGAACTGGAGGCGGAACTCGACGAGCGCGACGCGCGGATCGAGGAACTCGAATCGAAGCTCAAGCGCGCGCAGGCGGACTTCAGGAACTACAAGAAGCGCCAGGAACGCCGCCGCGAGCAGGAGCGACGGCGCGCCACGGAGGACCTCGTCGTCCGCCTCGTGGACGTGCGGGACAACCTCCGGCGCGGACTGGAGCAGGAGGGCGACATCCGCGAGGGCGTCGAGTCCACGCTGCGACTGTTCGACGACGTCCTCGAATCGGAGGACGTGACCGAGATCGCGCCCGAACCGGGCGAGAGCGTCGATCCCCAGCGCCACGAGGTGCTGATGCGCGTCGACAGCGACCGACCGGAGGGGACCGTCGACGACCTCTACCAGCCGGGCTACGAGATGGCGGAGAAGGTCATCAAGCCGGCACAGGTCACGGTGTCCGACGGGAACGACGAATAG
- the dnaK gene encoding molecular chaperone DnaK, translated as MASNKILGIDLGTTNSAFAVMEGGDPEIIVNAEGDRTTPSVVAFTDDERLVGRPAKNQAIQNPERTIASIKRHMGDEDYTVEIDGSSYTPEQISAMILQKIKRDAEEYLGDEIEKAVITVPAYFNDKQRQATKDAGEIAGFEVERIVNEPTAASMAYGLDDDADQTVLVYDLGGGTFDVSILDLGGGVYEVVATNGDNDLGGDDWDQAIIDWLAEEFEAEHGIDLREDRQALQRLKDAAEEAKIELSSRKETSINLPFIAATDSGPLNLETKLTRAKFESLTRDLVERTVEPTEQALADAGYSKSDIDEVILVGGSTRMPMVQEQVEELTGQEPKKNVNPDEVVALGAAIQGGVLGGEVDDIVLLDVTPLSLGIEVKGGLFERLIEKNTTIPTEESKIFTTAADNQTNVQVRVFQGEREMANQNELLGEFQLAGIPPAPAGTPQIEVTFNIDENGIVNVEAEDKGSGNAESITIEGGAGLSDEEIDRMQREAEEHAEEDKERRERIEARNDAESAVQRARTLLEENEENVSDDLQSDIEAAIEDLEGTLEDEDASTEDLREDTEALSKELQEIGKQMYQQQAAQAGGAGPGAAGADPGAGGAGPGAGQESEYVDADFEDVDDDEEQ; from the coding sequence ATGGCGAGTAACAAGATTCTCGGTATCGACCTCGGTACCACCAACAGCGCGTTCGCGGTGATGGAGGGCGGCGACCCCGAGATCATCGTGAACGCGGAGGGGGATCGCACCACCCCCTCGGTCGTCGCGTTCACGGACGACGAGCGGCTCGTCGGTCGCCCCGCGAAGAACCAGGCGATCCAGAACCCCGAGCGGACCATCGCCTCCATCAAGCGCCACATGGGCGATGAGGACTACACCGTGGAGATCGACGGCTCCTCGTACACGCCCGAGCAGATCTCGGCGATGATCCTCCAGAAGATCAAGCGCGACGCCGAGGAGTACCTGGGCGACGAGATCGAGAAGGCCGTCATCACCGTCCCCGCGTACTTCAACGACAAGCAGCGCCAGGCGACGAAGGACGCGGGCGAGATCGCGGGCTTCGAGGTCGAACGCATCGTCAACGAGCCGACCGCCGCCTCGATGGCCTACGGTCTCGACGACGACGCGGACCAGACCGTCCTCGTCTACGACCTCGGCGGGGGCACCTTCGACGTCTCCATCCTCGACCTCGGGGGCGGCGTCTACGAGGTCGTCGCCACCAACGGGGACAACGACCTCGGCGGCGACGACTGGGACCAGGCGATCATCGACTGGCTGGCCGAGGAGTTCGAGGCGGAACACGGGATCGACCTCCGCGAGGACCGCCAGGCGCTCCAGCGGCTCAAGGACGCCGCCGAGGAGGCGAAGATCGAACTCTCCTCACGCAAGGAGACCTCGATCAACCTCCCGTTCATCGCGGCGACGGACTCCGGCCCGCTCAACCTGGAGACGAAGCTCACCCGCGCGAAGTTCGAGTCGCTCACCCGCGACCTCGTCGAGCGCACCGTCGAGCCGACCGAGCAGGCGCTCGCCGACGCGGGCTACTCGAAGTCCGACATCGACGAGGTGATTCTCGTGGGCGGGTCGACCCGCATGCCGATGGTCCAGGAGCAGGTCGAGGAGCTGACGGGGCAGGAGCCGAAGAAGAACGTCAACCCGGACGAGGTCGTCGCGCTCGGCGCGGCCATCCAGGGCGGCGTCCTCGGCGGCGAGGTGGACGACATCGTCCTGCTCGACGTGACGCCCCTCTCGCTCGGCATCGAGGTCAAGGGCGGCCTGTTCGAGCGACTCATCGAGAAGAACACGACCATCCCGACCGAGGAGTCGAAGATCTTCACCACGGCGGCCGACAACCAGACCAACGTCCAGGTGCGCGTCTTCCAGGGCGAGCGCGAGATGGCGAACCAGAACGAGCTGCTGGGCGAGTTCCAGCTCGCCGGTATCCCGCCCGCACCTGCCGGCACGCCCCAGATCGAGGTGACGTTCAACATCGACGAGAACGGCATCGTGAACGTCGAGGCCGAGGACAAGGGGTCGGGCAACGCCGAGTCCATCACCATCGAGGGCGGCGCGGGCCTCTCCGACGAGGAGATCGACCGCATGCAGCGCGAGGCCGAGGAGCACGCTGAGGAGGACAAGGAGCGCCGCGAGCGCATCGAGGCGCGCAACGACGCCGAGAGCGCCGTCCAGCGCGCGCGCACCCTCCTGGAGGAGAACGAGGAGAACGTCTCCGACGACCTCCAGTCGGACATCGAGGCCGCCATCGAGGACCTCGAGGGGACGCTCGAGGACGAGGACGCGAGCACCGAGGACCTCCGCGAGGACACCGAGGCGCTCTCGAAGGAACTCCAGGAGATCGGTAAGCAGATGTACCAGCAGCAGGCCGCGCAGGCCGGCGGTGCCGGACCGGGCGCGGCGGGCGCGGATCCCGGTGCGGGCGGTGCCGGCCCCGGCGCGGGCCAGGAGTCGGAGTACGTCGACGCCGACTTCGAGGACGTGGACGACGACGAGGAGCAGTAA
- a CDS encoding winged helix-turn-helix domain-containing protein has protein sequence MHHPGPLTVTPLCVRLPRFRILRTLVANDELSAAKLKSAVDVEPHNFHYHLDELVDVGLVDKRQRRTADSQGFYTYYRPTAMGRGILKHGVEELMRREREFNDAYS, from the coding sequence CTGCACCATCCCGGACCCCTCACGGTGACTCCCCTGTGCGTGCGACTTCCGCGGTTTCGCATCCTGCGCACTCTCGTCGCCAACGACGAACTGAGCGCCGCCAAGCTCAAATCGGCGGTCGACGTCGAACCCCACAACTTCCACTACCACCTCGACGAACTGGTCGACGTCGGGCTCGTCGACAAGCGCCAGCGACGCACCGCCGACAGCCAGGGTTTCTACACGTACTACCGGCCGACCGCGATGGGGCGTGGCATCCTCAAGCACGGCGTCGAGGAGTTAATGCGTCGCGAACGCGAGTTCAACGACGCGTATTCGTGA
- a CDS encoding enoyl-CoA hydratase/isomerase family protein, translating into MAEITDDYENLRVERDDAAGRIVMDSTSDFNSINPTMGDELVHAATELSEDDAIRCLVLTGTDGVFCAGADLAGLDGDERDAPELRRLASSLHDAILQLHQAETPLVVGVNGVAAGAGFSLALAGDVVVMSDEARLEYAYGRIGLTGDGGSTFWLPRLVGLRRAKEIALLDEPIDPDYAVGLGLVTESVPAAEFDERVADYAERLASGPTGALGATKRLLTESFERGLAGQLAAETDAIAGATRTEDYERGYAAFFGKEEPEFVGR; encoded by the coding sequence ATGGCCGAGATCACCGACGACTACGAGAACCTGCGCGTCGAGCGCGACGATGCCGCGGGGCGGATCGTGATGGACAGCACGAGCGACTTCAACTCGATCAACCCGACGATGGGCGACGAACTCGTCCACGCCGCCACCGAGTTGAGCGAGGACGACGCGATCCGGTGTCTGGTCCTCACCGGGACTGACGGCGTCTTCTGCGCGGGCGCGGACCTCGCGGGACTCGACGGCGACGAGCGGGACGCCCCCGAACTGCGCCGCCTGGCCTCGTCGCTCCACGACGCGATCCTCCAGCTCCACCAGGCGGAGACGCCCCTGGTCGTCGGCGTCAACGGCGTCGCCGCGGGAGCGGGCTTCAGCCTCGCGCTCGCGGGCGACGTGGTCGTGATGAGCGACGAAGCGCGCCTGGAGTACGCCTACGGGCGCATCGGGCTCACCGGCGACGGCGGCTCGACGTTCTGGCTGCCGCGGCTCGTCGGCCTCCGCCGCGCGAAGGAGATCGCCCTCCTCGACGAGCCGATCGACCCCGACTACGCCGTCGGACTGGGACTCGTCACCGAGAGCGTCCCCGCCGCGGAGTTCGACGAGCGCGTCGCCGACTACGCGGAGCGCCTCGCGAGCGGGCCGACGGGGGCCCTCGGCGCGACCAAGCGCCTCCTGACCGAGAGCTTCGAGCGCGGGCTGGCGGGACAGCTGGCCGCCGAGACGGACGCCATCGCCGGCGCGACCCGCACGGAGGACTACGAGCGCGGCTACGCGGCGTTCTTCGGGAAGGAGGAACCGGAGTTCGTGGGGCGGTAG
- a CDS encoding DUF3267 domain-containing protein yields MGSRPESIGYGAPYEFSYPRRRLQAAGLAATVVAIVLGTVVAALPRGGEIEFAVETASFVGLLGSFVATIVVHEGVHAIAARALGYRVAFGVDRRLPGVYAAAFGQIVTRRDQVLIALAPLVVVDALAVALLALGDGPLVGVGFVAFVVNTAGAVGDLYVTWRAAGLPRGSVFYDVSATEMYVFEPEGAS; encoded by the coding sequence ATGGGTTCCCGTCCGGAGTCGATCGGTTACGGCGCGCCGTACGAGTTCTCCTACCCCCGGCGGCGGCTGCAGGCCGCCGGGCTCGCCGCGACGGTCGTCGCCATCGTCCTGGGGACCGTCGTCGCGGCGCTTCCACGCGGCGGTGAGATCGAGTTCGCCGTCGAGACCGCGTCGTTCGTCGGGCTTCTCGGTTCGTTCGTCGCGACGATCGTCGTCCACGAGGGCGTCCACGCCATCGCCGCCCGGGCGCTCGGTTACCGGGTCGCCTTCGGCGTCGACCGGCGGCTGCCGGGCGTGTACGCCGCCGCGTTCGGGCAGATCGTCACCCGGCGCGACCAGGTGCTGATCGCGCTCGCGCCGCTGGTCGTCGTCGACGCGCTCGCCGTCGCGCTGCTCGCTCTCGGCGACGGTCCGCTGGTCGGCGTCGGGTTCGTCGCGTTCGTCGTGAACACGGCTGGGGCGGTGGGCGATCTGTACGTGACGTGGCGCGCCGCGGGGCTCCCCCGGGGATCGGTGTTCTACGACGTGAGCGCGACGGAGATGTACGTCTTCGAGCCGGAGGGGGCGTCCTGA